From a single Camarhynchus parvulus chromosome 6, STF_HiC, whole genome shotgun sequence genomic region:
- the ARHGAP19 gene encoding rho GTPase-activating protein 19: protein MGRRSGRYEMAAGAPASGGRRDAICNFVICNDSSLRSQPIIFNPDFFVEKLRHEKPEVFTELVVSNITRLIDLPGAELAQLMGEEDPKLPGTNSTASGFFRSLMSLKRKEKGVVFGSPLTEEGIAQVSQLIEYLHKNLRAEGLFRVPGNSIRQQILKDALNSGTDIDLDSGEFHSNDVATLLKMFLGELPEPLLTHKHFHAHLKIADLTLFDEKGNKTSTPDKERQIEALQLLFLILPAPNRSLLKLLLDLLYQTAKKQDKNKMSAHNLALMFAPHILWPRNVTANDLQENITKLNNGVTFMIKHSQKLFKAPVYIRECARLHYLGSRAHTSKDDLDLLTSAGSKELQPLKSQKRSRLDSCHQEETQQRTEEALKELFLHVHNMPDSAKKKKLIRQFNKHPAALTPGSDVPTSPAPRRTRSRSFSGLIKRKVLGTPVILERKSRDSTPEPVRVSKENVQLLQKCGSPAHMSQAKLKSLEGQKEGSCRRMRARLLSKDSSSL from the exons ATGGGCAGGCGGAGCGGCAGGTATGAGATGGCGGCGGGAGCACCGGCGTCCGGCGGCCGCAG AGATGCCATCTGCAATTTTGTCATCTGCAATGACTCCTCCCTCCGCAGCCAGCCGATCATCTTCAATCCCGACTTCTTTGTGGAAAAGCTGCGCCATGAAAAACCAGAGGTGTTCACAGAGCTGGTTGTCAGCAACATCACCAGGCTCATTGATttgcctggggcagagctggcccagcTCATGGGAGAGGAGGACCCAAAGCTGCCCGGGACAAACAGCACAGCCTCTGGATTTTTTCGTTCTCTGATGTCTCTGAAGCGCAAGG agaaGGGGGTGGTGTTTGGCTCGCCGCTGACAGAAGAAGGCATTGCACAGGTTTCCCAGCTAATCGAGTATCTGCACAAGA atctAAGAGCAGAAGGCTTGTTTCGAGTGCCAGGCAACAGCATCAGGCAACAGATCCTAAAGGATGCTCTGAACAGTGGTACTGATATTGACCTGGACTCTGGGGAGTTTCATTCCAACGATGTGGCCACCCTACTTAAGATGTTCCTGGGTGAATTACCAGAGCCGCTGCTGACACACAAGCACTTCCATGCCCACCTCAAAATTGCAG ACTTGACGCTGTTTGATGAGAAGGGGAATAAGACCAGCACTCCAGACAAAGAGCGCCAAATCGAAgccctccagctgctgtttctgatCCTCCCCGCTCCCAACCGCAGCCTGctcaagctgctgctggactTGCTCTACCAGACTGCCAAGAAGCAGGACAAGAACAAGATGTCTGCACACAACCTTGCCCTCATGTTTGCACCCCACATCCTATGGCCCAGAAAT GTGACAGCAAATGACCTTCAGGAAAATATCACAAAGCTAAACAATGGAGTGACCTTCATGATCAAACATTCTCAGAAACTCTTCAAG GCTCCAGTGTACATCCGGGAGTGTGCCAGGCTGCACTATCTGGGATCCAGAGCCCACACATCAAAG GACGACCTGGATTTGCTGACGTCTGCTGGCtccaaggagctgcagcccctcaagTCTCAGAAGCGAAGCCGGCTGGACTCCTGCCATCAGGAGGAGACCCAGCAGCGCACCGAGGAGGCACTGAAGGAGCTCTTCCTGCACGTCCACAATATGCCTGACTCTGCAAAGAAGAAGAAGCTTATCCGGCAG TTTAATAAGCATCCAGCTGCTCTGACTCCTGGCTCTGATGTGCCCACATCCCCAGCACCACGACGCACCCGCTCGCGCTCCTTCAGCGGCCTCATTAAG CGGAAAGTTTTGGGAACTCCAGTTATCCTggagaggaagagcagggatTCCACTCCAGAGCCTGTGCGGGTCAGCAAAGAGAACGTCCAGCTG TTACAGAAATGTGGCTCTCCAGCTCATATGTCCCAGGCCAAGCTGAAGTCTTTGGAAGGCCAGAAAGAG GGATCCTGCAGACGCATGCGAGCCCGCCTGCTTTCCAAGGATTCATCTTCCCTCTGA